A region from the Sandaracinus amylolyticus genome encodes:
- a CDS encoding HPF/RaiA family ribosome-associated protein, with protein MKHDPQDYERTTMPEALPRPEKRVAGRTPTSKTPVTVRGHHVAIEAHHREYVRERLGQKLGKFAPAIERIYVMLEDLNGPKGGVDHECRIQVTLSGLGQVVVKERDPDAIAAFDLAADRMEITLRHHFGRVREGHVAEARRTEERYRERLPTLVEEPRWRP; from the coding sequence ATGAAGCACGATCCCCAGGACTACGAGCGCACGACGATGCCCGAGGCGCTGCCTCGGCCCGAGAAGCGGGTCGCGGGACGGACCCCGACGAGCAAGACGCCGGTGACGGTGCGCGGCCACCACGTGGCGATCGAGGCGCACCACCGCGAGTACGTGCGCGAGCGGCTCGGACAGAAGCTCGGCAAGTTCGCGCCCGCGATCGAGCGCATCTACGTGATGCTCGAGGATCTCAACGGGCCGAAGGGCGGCGTCGATCACGAGTGCCGCATCCAGGTCACGCTGAGCGGGCTCGGACAGGTCGTCGTGAAGGAGCGTGACCCCGACGCGATCGCGGCGTTCGATCTCGCCGCGGACCGCATGGAGATCACGCTGCGCCACCACTTCGGCCGCGTGCGCGAGGGCCACGTCGCGGAGGCACGCCGCACCGAGGAGCGGTACCGCGAGAGGCTCCCGACGCTCGTCGAAGAGCCGCGCTGGCGCCCGTGA